Genomic segment of Burkholderia pyrrocinia:
CGAGATTGGTGGACGAGGCAATGGGATCAATCGCCATGAGGGGTTTCTCCGGGAGCGTTGCGGTCGATGCCGTTGACGACGAGCTTCGACGCGCGGAAACCGCTCTGCTGCAGAGCGGCGCGAACATGTGAATCGAGTGTTTCGAGATCCTCCGCATCGGCCTGTGCGACGCGGAGCGACACGAACGGCGCGCCGTCGCCGGGCAGAACCGTCACGCGGAACGGTGCGGTGGTTGGTGGCGGCGACACATAGGCGGCCGGTACGTTGCGGCTGCGAGCGGCGTCGGCCGCGCGTTCGGTCGATCCGGTCGCGTTCGCGGCCGGTTGCCCGGGCCGCCCGGGCTGAGGGACCGGACAAGGAGCCTGGTATGCATTCGCCGGCCGTGCCGCGTACTCGCGTTGCCCCTGCACTGTCGGTACGCCCGTTTGCGTGACCGTTACTGCGAGGCGATCGCTGGCCGCAGCCGTTTCCGAGGCTTTCGCCTGGCGCTCGGCCGCAGTCGATGCGGCGGATTGCTCGACGCCGCACGGTGCGCCAGCCCTTGATTCGACGGCAACCGCCCTGCCGGGCGCGGGCCGGGCGGAGCGGCCGGCCGGGAGCGCAGACGCCGCGTTGCGCCACATGTCCTGCTCCATCGAACGCAGCAATTGGTCAAATGCGTTGTCGGTGCCGCCTGTCGACACACGCGACCGGTCGGCCGACACGTCGGCGGGGCGAAGCAGATGAATGCCCGTCGTCATCGATTCCCCCCGGAAAGTGCCACGCGGATTTCAAGCTCGGTCATCCGGCGTTCGTCGAGTGCCGCACGATGTCGCTTCTCCGCATGCAATACGTGACGATCGGCGGATTCGGCGAGACGGTCGCGTTGCTGGAGGGTTGCGCGGACGGCTTCCAGTTCCGCGGTTCGCAGGTCGACGCGGCGCGACGCGGCATCCCGTTGCACGGAAACGGACAGGAGCGCGGCCGAGCAGTTGGCAAGCAGCGCGGGCGACAGCCGGTCGCCCATGGCCGCGTCGCGCCACGCCGCAAGATGAGCGTCATGCACGGCTTCGACGCGCCGCTGCCGGTCGCGTTCGACATCGAGCGCGGCGCGTGCCTGCGCGGCACGCGAGATCGCCTGCTGCAGTTGAAGCTGACGGACGAGCGCGATGTCGAGCGCCCCGTCCCGTTGTGATCGACGGGTCATGTTGTCGCCCCTAGCAAGGTCTTCAGCAATGCGATAGCGCGATCGCGATCCGTCGCCTGTCCGACGTCCTGCCGAAGAAAATCGATGAGGTCGGTGCGTACGCGTAGTGCGTCGTCGAGCACGGGATTGCTGCCGGCGACGTAGAGGCCGGCTTCGATGAGCGTACGCGACCGCTCGTACAGCGACAGCCCGGCGAGCGCGCGTGCAGCCTGATGGCGTGCGTCGTCGCTTGCGACGTGCTGCATCACGCGGCTGACGCTACGCGTGACGTCGATGGCCGGGAAGTGCCCCTGTTCGGCCAGCGTCCGCGTCAGCACAAGATGACCGTCCAGCAGCGCGCGCATGGTTTCGGCCATCGGATCGTCGATTTCGTCGGTTTCGGCCAGCACCGTCATCAGCGCGGTAATGGCGCCGCCACCTCGCACTGCGCCGCACCGTTCGACGATCTTCGGCAATGCGGCGAAGACGCTCGGCGTATAGGCGCGAAGGGTCGGCGGCTCTCCCGCCGCGAGGCCGATCTCGCGCAGCGCGAGCGCATAGCGCGTGATCGAGTCGAGCAGCAGCAAGACATGCTTGCCCTGCGAGCGGAAATATTCCGCATGAGCGAGTGCCGCCGATACGCTGCGTGCGCGCAGGATGGCGGGCTGGTCGGATGTGGCGATCACCATCACGGAGCGCG
This window contains:
- a CDS encoding FliI/YscN family ATPase, encoding MHERRTPHPYVDALRRLDPVERVGNVTRIMPTFVDADGPGVSVGSLCVLGEQSPPLYAEVTRAEVGRITLAPYRATSSLCIGDTVRAIGSDATLPVGDAYLGRIVDPLGQPLDGGAAIASRYPWPLAGLHTSPLDRTTPDRALETGIRAIDTLLTLGVGQRIGIFAGSGVGKTTLLSALARHVDADVCVMCLVGERGREAEDFWHRSLQDESRARSVMVIATSDQPAILRARSVSAALAHAEYFRSQGKHVLLLLDSITRYALALREIGLAAGEPPTLRAYTPSVFAALPKIVERCGAVRGGGAITALMTVLAETDEIDDPMAETMRALLDGHLVLTRTLAEQGHFPAIDVTRSVSRVMQHVASDDARHQAARALAGLSLYERSRTLIEAGLYVAGSNPVLDDALRVRTDLIDFLRQDVGQATDRDRAIALLKTLLGATT